The following proteins are encoded in a genomic region of Stutzerimonas balearica DSM 6083:
- a CDS encoding ABC transporter ATP-binding protein — MSATSTARLDLRGITKQYPGCLANDRIDLTIQPGEIHALLGENGAGKSTLMKIIYGVVQPDAGRIVWEGEPVSMRDPAQARARGIGMVFQHFSLFETLTVAENIALALGPDGGTPRQLEARIREVSQRYGMPLEPQRRVHSLSIGERQRVEIVRCLMQDIRLLILDEPTSVLTPQEAEELFAVLRRLAAEGCSVLFISHKLGEVRALCGRATVLRGGRVSGSCVPSQCSDLALARLMVGDAEGLEAEYPKAEGRAPFLRLERLAWTNADPFGVSLEDVDLEVCAGEIVGIAGVAGNGQDELLALLSGERRLQGTDAERIRFLGEPVGHLRPDQRRRHGLAFVPAERLGHGAVPGMSLADNGLLSAYQQAGMLRHGLIQRTQVRAFAEQVISRFAVKTPGADAPAASLSGGNLQKFILGREILQQPRLLIAAHPTWGVDAGAAAAIHRALIALRDAGAAILVISEDLDELFQISDRLAALCEGRLSPQHPTRACTPADVGRWMAGQFDQPTLFNAA; from the coding sequence ATGTCTGCCACATCCACCGCCCGCCTCGACCTGCGCGGCATTACCAAGCAATACCCCGGTTGCCTGGCCAACGACCGTATCGACCTGACGATCCAGCCCGGCGAGATCCACGCCCTGCTCGGCGAGAACGGTGCCGGCAAGAGCACCCTGATGAAGATCATCTATGGCGTGGTGCAGCCCGACGCCGGGCGCATTGTCTGGGAAGGCGAGCCGGTGAGCATGCGCGACCCGGCCCAGGCGCGCGCCCGCGGCATCGGCATGGTCTTCCAGCATTTTTCCTTGTTCGAGACGCTGACCGTGGCCGAGAACATCGCCCTCGCGCTGGGCCCCGACGGCGGTACGCCGCGCCAGCTCGAAGCCCGAATCCGCGAGGTTTCACAACGCTACGGCATGCCGCTGGAGCCGCAGCGGCGGGTGCACAGTCTGTCGATCGGCGAACGCCAGCGCGTCGAGATCGTGCGCTGCCTGATGCAGGACATCCGCCTGCTGATTCTCGACGAGCCGACCTCGGTGCTCACCCCGCAAGAGGCCGAGGAGCTGTTCGCCGTGCTCCGACGGCTGGCCGCCGAGGGCTGCAGCGTGCTGTTCATCAGCCACAAGCTGGGCGAGGTTCGTGCGCTCTGCGGGCGTGCCACGGTGCTGCGCGGCGGGCGTGTCTCCGGCAGCTGCGTGCCGAGCCAGTGCAGCGACCTGGCGCTGGCCCGGCTGATGGTCGGCGACGCCGAAGGACTTGAGGCCGAATACCCCAAGGCCGAGGGGCGCGCGCCCTTCCTGCGCCTGGAGCGCCTGGCCTGGACCAATGCCGATCCGTTCGGCGTCTCGCTCGAGGACGTCGACCTGGAGGTCTGCGCCGGCGAGATCGTCGGCATCGCCGGGGTCGCCGGCAACGGTCAGGACGAACTGCTCGCCCTGCTCAGCGGCGAGCGCAGGCTGCAGGGTACGGATGCCGAACGCATTCGTTTTCTCGGCGAGCCGGTCGGCCACCTGCGCCCCGACCAGCGTCGGCGCCACGGGCTGGCGTTCGTCCCCGCCGAGCGCCTCGGACACGGCGCCGTGCCGGGCATGAGCCTGGCCGACAACGGCCTGCTCAGCGCCTACCAGCAGGCCGGCATGCTGCGTCACGGGCTGATCCAGCGCACGCAGGTGCGCGCCTTCGCCGAGCAGGTGATCAGCCGGTTCGCGGTAAAGACGCCGGGCGCCGACGCCCCCGCGGCCAGCCTGTCGGGCGGCAACCTGCAGAAGTTCATCCTCGGCCGCGAGATCCTTCAGCAGCCCAGGCTGCTGATCGCCGCCCACCCGACCTGGGGCGTGGATGCCGGCGCCGCGGCCGCGATCCATCGCGCGCTGATCGCGCTGCGCGATGCCGGCGCGGCGATCCTGGTGATCTCCGAGGATCTGGACGAGCTGTTCCAGATCAGCGACCGCCTCGCCGCCCTGTGCGAGGGCAGGCTTTCGCCGCAACACCCGACACGCGCCTGCACGCCGGCCGACGTCGGGCGCTGGATGGCCGGCCAGTTCGACCAACCCACCCTTTTCAACGCTGCCTGA
- a CDS encoding ABC transporter permease, which produces MDLDLLTNILYAMIRTGTPLLLVALGELVCEKTGVLNLGQEGMMLFGAVVGFIAAFATGNLWLGVLMACLAGVLLSLLFAFVALGLAANQVATGLALTIFGVGLSSFVGAAWVGKPLAGFEPIAIPLLGDLPLIGRMLFGQDLLVYLSFALFALVAWVLLRSRIGLIIQAVGENPDAASAMGLPVLRVRTLAVMFGGAMAGLAGGYLSLAYTPMWAENMTAGRGWIALALVVFASWRVGRVLLGAYLFGLASILHLVVQGIGLAIPGNLLAMLPYVATILVLVLLSRDAIRTRLFAPVSLGQPWKIGH; this is translated from the coding sequence ATGGATCTCGACCTGCTGACCAACATCCTTTACGCAATGATCCGCACCGGCACGCCACTGCTGCTGGTCGCACTCGGCGAGCTGGTCTGCGAGAAGACCGGCGTACTCAACCTCGGCCAGGAGGGCATGATGCTGTTCGGCGCGGTGGTCGGTTTCATCGCCGCCTTCGCCACCGGCAACCTCTGGCTTGGCGTGCTCATGGCCTGCCTGGCCGGCGTGCTGCTGTCGCTGCTGTTCGCCTTTGTCGCCCTCGGCCTGGCCGCCAATCAGGTCGCCACAGGCCTGGCGCTGACCATTTTCGGCGTCGGCCTGTCGTCGTTCGTCGGCGCCGCCTGGGTCGGCAAACCACTGGCCGGCTTCGAGCCGATCGCCATTCCACTGCTCGGCGACCTGCCGCTGATCGGCCGCATGCTGTTCGGCCAGGACCTGCTCGTGTACCTGTCGTTCGCACTCTTCGCCCTGGTCGCCTGGGTGCTGCTCAGAAGCCGTATCGGGCTGATCATCCAGGCCGTCGGCGAAAACCCGGACGCCGCCAGTGCCATGGGCCTGCCGGTGTTGCGCGTGCGCACCCTGGCGGTGATGTTCGGCGGCGCCATGGCAGGGCTCGCCGGTGGCTACCTGTCGCTGGCCTATACACCGATGTGGGCGGAAAACATGACCGCCGGGCGTGGCTGGATCGCCCTCGCCCTGGTGGTGTTCGCCAGCTGGCGCGTCGGCCGCGTGCTGCTCGGCGCCTATCTGTTCGGCCTGGCGAGCATCCTGCACCTGGTCGTGCAAGGCATCGGCCTGGCGATCCCGGGCAATCTGCTGGCGATGCTGCCCTACGTGGCGACCATCCTGGTGCTGGTGCTGCTCTCGCGTGATGCGATCCGCACGCGGCTGTTCGCGCCGGTCTCCCTTGGGCAGCCGTGGAAGATCGGGCACTGA
- a CDS encoding class I SAM-dependent methyltransferase, whose product MSNPIHDAVQAHYRAADLGDAILAALEKAGKDRDRLKPEDLAPVDAFHIRGRAATLELARAAGLHAGQQVLDVGSGIGGTARCLANEFGCRVIGVDLTEEYCRAATLLSATVGLGDLVQFRQGDATALPFEDATFDVVWSEHAAMNIADKPRLYREMHRVLRPGGTLAIYDILAGPGGPVLFPVPWARTPETSFLVPPNELRHLLEDAGFRIADWVDTTDTARAWFTALAERIAREGLPPLGFHLLLGSDFQAMAQNQRRNLEDGRIELAQVVAVRD is encoded by the coding sequence ATGTCGAACCCGATCCACGATGCCGTCCAGGCGCACTACCGCGCCGCCGACCTGGGCGATGCCATCCTCGCGGCACTGGAAAAGGCAGGCAAGGACAGGGATCGGCTGAAGCCCGAGGACCTGGCGCCTGTCGATGCCTTTCACATCCGCGGGAGGGCGGCGACGCTCGAACTTGCCCGGGCGGCCGGGCTGCACGCCGGACAGCAGGTGCTGGATGTCGGCAGCGGCATTGGCGGCACCGCGCGCTGCCTGGCCAACGAGTTCGGCTGCCGGGTCATCGGCGTCGATCTCACCGAGGAGTACTGCCGTGCCGCCACCCTGCTTTCGGCAACCGTAGGGCTTGGCGATCTCGTGCAGTTCCGCCAGGGCGACGCGACCGCCCTGCCATTCGAAGACGCCACCTTCGACGTGGTCTGGAGCGAGCACGCGGCGATGAACATCGCCGACAAGCCGCGCCTGTACCGCGAGATGCACCGTGTGCTGAGGCCCGGCGGCACGCTGGCGATCTACGACATTCTCGCCGGCCCAGGCGGGCCGGTGCTGTTTCCCGTGCCCTGGGCACGCACGCCGGAGACCAGCTTCCTGGTACCGCCCAACGAACTGCGGCACCTGCTCGAAGATGCCGGCTTCAGGATCGCCGACTGGGTCGACACCACCGATACCGCACGTGCCTGGTTCACCGCGCTGGCCGAACGGATCGCGCGCGAAGGCCTGCCGCCGCTGGGTTTTCACCTGCTGCTGGGCAGCGATTTCCAGGCGATGGCACAGAACCAGCGGCGCAACCTCGAAGACGGGCGGATCGAGCTTGCGCAGGTCGTCGCCGTCCGCGACTGA
- a CDS encoding ABC transporter permease, translating to MPITLQPRGAESRAMLWLSPLLAALLTLASGALLFALLGHPPLQTLKVLLLDPVSDLYGVSELLVKALPILLCALGLAVVYQARIWNIGAEGQLLIGALAGSALAVHITDWDSRLALLLTLLLGILGGAAWAGLCAWLKTAFNANEILTSIMLNYIALNLLLFAVHGPLKDPDGYNFPESAMFGDATRLPELIDGLRVHAGFWFALLALVAVWVLLHRSFLGFQIKVLGLDRKAAGFVGFRDSRLVWIALLISGGLAGLAGVAEVTGPIGQLVPQVSPGYGYAAITVAFLGRLNPLGIVCASLLMALLYLGGENAQMAANLPQSITQLFQGMVLFFLLACDVLIRYTPRLKWSWTKRAIATEAPA from the coding sequence ATGCCCATCACCCTTCAACCGCGCGGGGCCGAGTCCCGCGCCATGCTCTGGCTTTCCCCGCTGCTGGCCGCCCTGCTCACGCTCGCCAGCGGCGCCCTGCTGTTCGCCCTGCTCGGCCACCCCCCGCTGCAAACGCTCAAGGTGCTGCTGCTCGACCCGGTCAGCGATCTTTACGGGGTTTCCGAACTGCTGGTCAAAGCGCTGCCGATCCTGCTCTGCGCGCTGGGCCTGGCGGTGGTCTACCAGGCGCGCATCTGGAACATCGGCGCCGAGGGCCAGCTGCTCATCGGCGCGCTGGCCGGCAGTGCGCTGGCCGTGCACATCACCGACTGGGATTCGCGCCTGGCGCTGCTGCTGACGCTGCTGCTCGGCATTCTCGGCGGCGCCGCCTGGGCCGGCCTCTGTGCCTGGCTGAAGACGGCCTTCAACGCCAACGAGATCCTCACCAGCATCATGCTCAACTACATCGCGCTGAATCTCTTGCTGTTCGCCGTGCACGGGCCGCTGAAAGACCCGGACGGCTACAACTTCCCCGAGTCGGCGATGTTCGGCGACGCCACGCGCCTGCCCGAGCTGATCGACGGGCTGCGCGTACACGCCGGTTTCTGGTTTGCGCTGCTGGCGCTGGTTGCGGTCTGGGTGCTGCTGCACAGGAGCTTTCTCGGCTTCCAGATCAAGGTGCTCGGCCTGGATCGCAAGGCCGCCGGCTTCGTCGGCTTCCGTGACAGCAGGCTGGTATGGATTGCGCTGCTGATCAGCGGCGGCCTCGCCGGGCTGGCCGGCGTCGCCGAAGTCACCGGGCCGATCGGCCAGCTGGTGCCGCAGGTGTCACCGGGCTACGGCTATGCGGCGATCACCGTGGCCTTTCTCGGCCGGCTCAACCCGCTCGGCATCGTCTGCGCCAGCCTGCTGATGGCGCTGCTCTACCTCGGCGGCGAGAACGCGCAGATGGCGGCCAACCTGCCGCAATCGATCACCCAGTTGTTCCAGGGCATGGTGCTGTTCTTTCTGCTCGCCTGCGACGTGCTGATTCGCTACACGCCGCGGCTGAAGTGGAGTTGGACGAAGCGCGCGATTGCCACCGAGGCCCCGGCCTGA
- a CDS encoding DMT family transporter, which translates to MEPNGRQAPLRENTPPLLRREVELKTRGYMMTQHSPATERSASASRGPLLVVLAALCWGLSGGMGGMLTAQGWSPLVVSLYRGAIGLLVVLLWLALRPGGSGLTSGRLWCWAVVAGLGVAGNFSFYFLSIAHGSVAVAATLMYSAPVFVYLVSFACRLERPTRGKWAAIAMVMLGIVLLTGIHEAGAAEVTPIAAGAGLLSGLSYAVFIFGFKYAAPHGSPQAILAIAFAVLVGLLVWPADAAQIAAVPAAPSWPLFMTLGVLGAGLSFVLYLQGLQHTAPAVASVVAMVEPVTAALFGVLVLSERLELAQVLGTTLILITVTALSLQARRD; encoded by the coding sequence ATGGAACCGAACGGACGCCAGGCCCCACTCAGAGAGAACACCCCGCCGCTGCTGCGCCGGGAAGTTGAGCTGAAAACACGGGGTTACATGATGACGCAGCACTCACCCGCCACCGAACGCAGCGCCTCGGCGAGCCGCGGGCCGCTGCTGGTCGTGCTGGCGGCGCTATGCTGGGGGCTGTCGGGCGGCATGGGCGGCATGCTCACGGCGCAAGGCTGGAGCCCGCTGGTGGTCTCGCTCTACCGCGGCGCGATCGGCCTGCTGGTGGTCCTGCTCTGGCTTGCCCTGCGTCCGGGCGGAAGCGGCCTGACCAGCGGGCGCCTGTGGTGCTGGGCGGTCGTCGCCGGGCTCGGCGTCGCCGGCAACTTCTCGTTCTATTTCCTGAGCATCGCGCACGGCAGCGTCGCGGTGGCGGCGACCCTGATGTACTCGGCTCCCGTGTTCGTCTACCTCGTTTCCTTCGCCTGCCGGCTCGAGCGACCCACGCGCGGCAAATGGGCCGCGATTGCCATGGTCATGCTTGGCATCGTGCTGCTCACGGGGATCCACGAGGCCGGCGCCGCAGAGGTCACGCCCATCGCCGCGGGGGCCGGCCTGCTTTCGGGGTTGTCCTATGCCGTGTTCATTTTCGGCTTCAAGTACGCCGCGCCACACGGCAGCCCACAGGCGATCCTGGCGATAGCCTTCGCGGTGCTCGTCGGGCTGCTCGTCTGGCCCGCCGACGCGGCACAGATCGCCGCCGTGCCGGCGGCCCCCAGTTGGCCGCTGTTCATGACGCTCGGCGTGCTGGGCGCCGGGCTGTCGTTCGTGCTCTACCTCCAGGGGCTCCAGCACACAGCCCCAGCGGTAGCCTCCGTGGTGGCCATGGTCGAACCCGTCACCGCTGCGCTGTTCGGCGTGCTGGTGCTGAGCGAGCGCCTGGAGCTCGCGCAGGTACTGGGCACGACGCTGATCCTGATCACGGTGACCGCGCTGAGCCTGCAAGCCAGGCGCGACTGA